The following coding sequences lie in one Silene latifolia isolate original U9 population chromosome 5, ASM4854445v1, whole genome shotgun sequence genomic window:
- the LOC141655179 gene encoding protein FAR1-RELATED SEQUENCE 7-like: protein MDFQASKTTSVTEFFGIYEMTVRRWREEEELKEFNSIRATPTSVFPLVDLLQHASQIYTLHLFRVFEKEFGLATGTRAAIIQFEDSTLLYRVHTGGNEGLSHHVTYDCGNHLTDCTCRKYQVMGIICSHIIRVLHMHSVKEIPTAYIRRRCTKFAKTEV, encoded by the coding sequence ATGGATTTCCAAGCTTCAAAAACAACTTCAGTTACCGAATTCTTTGGTATATATGAAATGACTGTCCGGAGATGGAGAGAAGAGGAGGAGCTAAAAGAATTCAACTCTATTAGAGCGACCCCGACCTCCGTGTTCCCTCTCGTGGACCTCTTGCAACATGCCTCACAGATTTACACTCTGCATCTGTTTCGTGTGTTTGAGAAAGAGTTTGGCCTTGCCACGGGTACCCGGGCAGCTATTATACAATTCGAAGACTCTACCCTATTGTACAGGGTCCACACTGGCGGCAATGAGGGATTATCCCATCACGTGACTTATGATTGCGGGAACCATCTAACTGACTGCACTTGTAGGAAGTATCAAGTGATGGGTATTATATGCAGTCACATCATTAGGGTCCTCCATATGCACTCTGTTAAGGAAATCCCGACTGCATACATTCGAAGGCGGTGTACTAAATTCGCAAAGACTGAGGTGTGA
- the LOC141655180 gene encoding protein FAR1-RELATED SEQUENCE 5-like, producing MEVEDDDDVIIHRGFTNNSKGTDYSKSLSGMTAEKWEEIYEMYRKHSQAVGFSIRKATSRRANGSGTAEVERYFVCSCEGKHGNGLPHISTNQSRNAAITRCECRACLRSQLNEDGQWEWQQHHRYERQISDAEAEAEIIRALTEALVRPSVQYKVATAAAGGEAFVGHTKRDHINFVHRLKSKAIEGGDAATLVNLLTKRQAEDLGFLFRVQFNEEGRLCHLFWCDSMMREDYRLYHDVLIFDTTYRTNRYNLIYGAFVGINNHWSNVMFGCAFLSDKKEE from the exons ATGGAGgtcgaagatgatgatgatgtcatAATTCATCGAGGGTTTACGAATAACAGTAAAG GTACTGATTATTCGAAGTCACTATCGGGGATGACAGCAGAAAAATGGGAAGAGATCTACGAGATGTATCGAAAACACTCACAGGCTGTCGGTTTCAGCATTAGGAAAGCAACTTCTCGCAGAGCAAACGGGTCTGGCACAGCCGAAGTCGAGAGATACTTTGTATGCTCATGTGAAGGGAAACATGGGAATGGTTTACCCCATATTTCTACGAACCAATCTAGGAATGCTGCAATCACGCGGTGTGAATGCAGAGCTTGCCTAAGGTCGCAATTAAATGAGGATGGGCAGTGGGAG TGGCAGCAGCATCACCGATATGAAAGGCAAATAAGCGATGCCGAGGCAGAGGCAGAGATTATAAGGGCTCTGACAGAAGCCTTAGTCCGCCCATCTGTTCAATATAAGGTGGCGACTGCTGCAGCGGGAGGTGAAGCATTTGTAGGACACACAAAGAGGGATCACATTAACTTTGTACATAGGCTGAAGAGTAAAGCGATTGAGGGTGGTGATGCAGCCACACTTGTTAATCTTTTAACGAAAAGACAAGCGGAGGACCTGGGTTTCCTCTTCCGTGTGCAATTCAATGAAGAAGGGAGGCTATGTCACCTATTCTGGTGTGACTCAATGATGAGGGAGGACTATCGATTGTATCATGATGTACTTATCTTTGACACAACGTACCGCACCAACAGATACAATCTTATATACGGTGCGTTCGTCGGTATAAACAATCACTGGTCCAATGTTATGTTTGGGTGTGCTTTTCTATCGGATAAGAAGGAAGAATAA